The sequence below is a genomic window from Dermacentor albipictus isolate Rhodes 1998 colony chromosome 2, USDA_Dalb.pri_finalv2, whole genome shotgun sequence.
GGAAAACGAAACAAACCGCGATACATCTCAACGCCGGTTTGATAAAACGCTCGATACTACGCCATCCTAGTCCGTGCGAAAAAAACTGAAAGTTGTGCGAGCAGTGAAGCGAACTGATTCTTCAATAAGATGTTTTAACCATATTAGCCGGTAAATTTTCCATCGTTCCGTCCGACAAAGCGGATGCGAAGATCAGGGTTTACATTTTTTTGGTTTGTTTATTTAAAGGAAGACGTGGAGGCCCTCGCCATGTGTCAGATTGCAGTAGTGGCTTAGCGAGCGTATCGTCCATGTGCGAACGTCTTTAACTGTCTGTCTGATCTGTTAGTAGCTTGGCAGCTCTCATACCTCCTTCTTTTTGAGTAGCCCTCGTTCCTGTGTGGAGCGTGTACGGCTGATACGGTGTATACGTGAAAGGAATATAGAAACCTCTAGTGTAGTAATTCTGACCTTAAGACGTCAATCTCAAAAGTGAAAGGAATGCTCACCACGTTTTGCGATCCCACTTCTTCCGTGGCTCGCTTGCGGACATCCACTACCTGCAAGGTAAGAATGTGCTTCATTTGCCATGACTTTACACAGTGGCGTATACGTACCGATTGGACGGAAGGACGGAGTGACGGAAGGATGGACTGACGGaaggactgacggacggacggacggacggacggacggacgcacgggcacacacacacacacacacacacacacacacacacacacacacacacacacacacacacacacacacacacacacacacacacatatatatatatatatatatatatatatatatatatatatatatatatatatatatatatatatatatatatatatttgggtaGGTGTTAGCAGTCGTGCAATGATGTACTGGTACGAACAAGCTCTATGTTGCATGCATTTTACTAGAGCGCGGCCACAAAATCCTCACGATAAAATAAATTGGCAATGTCAACCAATTTGTTGACACAGACGCCGTCGAATCATTATTTCTTTTCAAAGTTCTGATTGTCAATCGTACTAGTGTAGTGGAATGATATGTAACCCCGCGGACATCTGTAAATGCAGCTATGAAGCTCTATAACGTGTTAATTCAACAGCACCTCGTACTGGCTAGGCTAGCTTCAAGAACAGGCACTGTATGCGGCACACAAGGACCCGGTGCTCTACAACCGACCGACCGAACAAACACAGACAGACAATGTTTTCCGGCTATATTGTACTTACTGTCGATGTCTCTTCTGCAGTCATCTGAGCTTCTTGAAAACATGCTTGCTCTGAAACATGAATAAGATGCTGTGTTAGAACAATAACGTAAAATAGAAGATACAAATCACGGGGCTCCGTGACAGAAACGCGGAAATGAAATGGCGTCTTGAGAAGTGTGCCTATAGAGGTGGCGCGTGGTCTGGGATATTCTGTTGTAGAATGCGGCCGGTTCCTGAGCAAAGTTAATCGCCTACCGGTATAGATCGACTAAAACAGTGAAGGTTGAGACAAAACGTTACGCATCAGCAGATGCTATTCCTAATACAACACAAGCTATCGCAAGCATGCATTAGGACCAAATTGAAGCgagtagaaaaataaaaaaggagcCTTCGTTCTATAAGACACCGCCTAGGAGTTGAGGTTGATCTGAAAGCCGGACGAGCTGTCGCAAATTAATTGAACGCAATTAAATTACAGAGTGAGATGAGAACCATACAACAGGGCTGTCGTAAAATCGAACCCTGCTGTTCTTATTATTTTTGACAGATATGACGCGCCTCCCCTTTTTTGGGACATTTACGCAAGCGAACAAGGTCGCAGATctgcggccgcgtttcgatgcgaGGGGGGAGGGATAGGGTGCAGTAATGCACGAGTAAATAAATTGAGGCGCAGGTCAAGAGATGCCCAGCTAGGTAGTGAATACTGAGCGCTTCACAAACGGCTTCGTTCACAAGACAGAGTGCGTGCGCTTTCGGGACGTCGAACAGCGTAATATAATTACGGCGTAATTACTCACCGATTTGTTCGAAGCGCCTCGCGATGTCGCCGGGTCCCTGTGCGGGGTGAGCGCTCTCATCGTAGGAAGGAGCGGCGCAAGCGCCGACCAGCAGAGCGACCGCGGAGCACAGTGCGAGCGCGCCAACCATGTTGCCGAGGGTAACTGTCAGGACGAGGAACGGCGGGACTAGACACTGAAGCGGGACTCCCGACTGATGACAACGCTTGCTGTGCAATCGCCGCTTAGCCACCCCGCGTCGGCTTATATAAGTGTCGAAGGACAGCGTCGACCACTTGTCACCGCTCATGCTCCACCTCACCTAATCCGCGCAGCTCAGTGATATCTACGCGTCCGACCAACGCCACCTAGAAAGGTGGTGTTGGTCCGACAACTTCGAGTGTGCATAAGGCTCGGCCGTTGTCAGCCGTTAATTTAGCTCCAGTGCGCGGATCTGGTTGACAGAAACGATCACAGACGTGTAGACAGCGCGCAATGGGATGGATTTCTTTCGTTCATTCGAAGAAACGCAGTCGCGGTTCTCTTTCCCGATTCGCTGAAAGGTGGGACCTCCGTAAGGGTTATGCTGACCTGCACGGAACTGGTGAATACACCCCAGTGCCCTCGGTGCTTATCAATACGCCACGTGCGCAAAACACGCACGCGCTGCTGCTTTTCCAAAGATTGCCCCTGTCTGACTCGTCCGGCACGGGGCAAAACCCACGTATATCTCCTTGCAGGTGCTTCGCCGTCTGATACACGTGTAtacgtcagtggcgtagccagaaatatggttcggagggggggggggggagggggctccttatcgaatttgtcgagggatcaaatagaTTAATAATACCTGCATtggcattgccaaagatgctgcaaacgaattcttgagcgCTACGCACTGGCAAGACAAGTAAACTGTGTAtcttttcataaaagaatatactcttATGTCTCagaaattgtgcccgaaataagtgatatcaatgctttcatgttttctgtctatttaataagtaaataaaatatcgcacaaatcagttcgaaaccagcaaagcaatgCATGCCGCTGATACGAAAAATGTAAAGGCTGTAAAGGCCATGAAAGGAACAacttgaggacaaatattttaatgaaactttgtcattcaagaaccttgtttacatttttgtacatatgcgacgatcagggaaaaatctcaatgacgttgTCCTTTGTTACAATTTATTGCGcgggagcagctgtcaccggtcgtgtattgtgtgttattgcaccgaaattatagtcgcagaagagagcacatataaaaagcactagttctgcaaaatatacgagggcgagtctaatgaaagtgagccaatgcgaatatatgacaaacggggcatTTTATtaaaaagtagtctccatgagcatttagacatctgtcccactgactaacgagtcgtgtgattcctgtctcataaagctccttgggttgctgcttcaaaaaatctgtaactgactctttcacgtcatcgtccggcaCGAATCTGGTTCACTCGAGCTGTTTTTTTCAGATGCTCCAAAacgtggaagtcgcaaggcgacagaccCGGATGAGtgccacaaccatgtaccaatgaagtgaacaCATTCTTTTCTACTTCTTTCATCATCAGGATACCCGACTTTGTcatttcctgattcttgcggtgaagatcgacccacctcacccggtcgtgATCGTATAAATGGGCAATTAATTGACCaacatgcagtggcgtagctaggtcgtctggcacccggggcccgtaggtcttctgtcaccccccccccctcccccctgggtgtagtcgaggaaggcgaggacatcgacaatttccgggtgtcgtcagacgtatatgacacctcccccccccctcaccactggccccttgcacctggccagcccccccccccccccttgctacgccactgccaacaCGAATCCAAGAACATTGACACTGTTCACTTCAAGTGACCCCTTGCACATGCACCACCCGTTTTCCTAACCATGGCACTCTCACTCACAAACCGGGTGACGTCGCCTCTGGTAACAAATTATAGTCATTTTTCTTTGCTCTTTAACAtgcaaacgaaagaaaaacagcCGTTACTCTGTTGAACACGGGTATAGGTTGGCAAGGCTTTATCGTGCACTTAATCTCTTATAACGAGTGGCAAGCGTAGTTGTGTACTGAATGTCCTGCGAAGACTGCTTCTTCGGCCGGCCGCTACGAAACAACGCACACGTCAACGCGCCTCTCATCGCACCACACACAGCATGGCAACATGTTCAGTCCGCAGACGCCATGACCACCACGTCGCTGGGGTATCGCGGCCGATACAGGGCACGCCGAGGctctcttcaaaaaaaaaaaaaaaaaagcgaaggatTTGCCGTCTGCGTCGCTGGTAGATGTTTTGGCGAGACGATCGACACGACTCGAACTCTT
It includes:
- the LOC135919964 gene encoding uncharacterized protein is translated as MSGDKWSTLSFDTYISRRGVAKRRLHSKRCHQSGVPLQCLVPPFLVLTVTLGNMVGALALCSAVALLVGACAAPSYDESAHPAQGPGDIARRFEQIEQACFQEAQMTAEETSTVVDVRKRATEEVGSQNVNQQLDFLEYIDRYAPTPEVARGIRSKWNAFTVCVGREAAKLASRS